Proteins encoded by one window of Micromonospora coxensis:
- a CDS encoding cellulase family glycosylhydrolase, with protein MRRDGTRRRLAGVLLALAGLLATVAAGPAQAAPGERHGDGFVVRKGDRLFLDGRPFRFAGTNNYYLEYKSRAMVDDVFADAKAARFTVLRHWGFLDIGTPGGTDSVAGPSDGVWFQYWDGEKPAYNDGPDGLQRLDYVLYAARRAGIKVVVPLVNNWRDFGGMDQYVRWRGADHHDDFYTDPVIRGWYRDWVSHVLNRVNPLTGLAYKDDPTVLAWELANEPRCKGSGVYPPSPDCTTDTITGWADEMSRHVKSIDRRHLLGVGDEGFFCDDRAAQDWTVNCGEGVDAVALAKLPAVDVMGYHLYPDHWDKDADWGVAWIERHSREAERIGKPAVLGEFGWADRATRNPVYQRWTDAVIRSGGAGFLYWILSGVQDDGTLYPDYDGYTVYCPSPVCTTLTNAGDRIRRGWRPRPPVADHDAATTQAGTPVTLTPAANDIAYAGRVRPATVDLDPSADGQQRSVTVTGGTFALATSGEVTFSPAEGFQGKAVGHYTVRDTAGRVSNVADLTITVKPAPGDPIRLASWESGIEGWAPGNWQADAGTVAQTADFATDGSHGLRVTATGGGWFGVTLPAPVDLSAKGTLRYDLRTSASAGTSSAIALQTGSGYAWCQSTFGWVPQATTTTVEVNLLDQMSCDAAALADVRGVLVWVSPGTHDLDNLRAE; from the coding sequence ATGAGGCGCGACGGCACGAGGCGGCGGCTGGCCGGCGTACTGCTGGCCCTGGCCGGGCTGCTGGCGACGGTGGCCGCCGGCCCGGCGCAGGCCGCGCCCGGCGAGCGGCACGGCGACGGGTTCGTGGTCCGCAAGGGCGACCGGCTCTTCCTGGACGGTCGGCCGTTCCGGTTCGCCGGGACGAACAACTACTACCTGGAGTACAAGTCCCGGGCGATGGTGGACGACGTGTTCGCCGACGCCAAGGCGGCCCGGTTCACCGTGCTGCGGCACTGGGGCTTCCTCGACATCGGCACGCCGGGCGGCACCGACTCGGTCGCCGGCCCCTCCGACGGGGTCTGGTTCCAGTACTGGGACGGGGAGAAGCCGGCCTACAACGACGGCCCGGACGGCCTCCAGCGCCTGGACTACGTGCTGTACGCGGCCCGCCGGGCCGGCATCAAGGTGGTCGTCCCGCTGGTCAACAACTGGCGCGACTTCGGCGGCATGGACCAGTACGTCCGCTGGCGCGGCGCCGACCACCACGACGACTTCTACACCGACCCGGTGATCCGGGGCTGGTACCGCGACTGGGTCTCGCACGTGCTCAACCGGGTCAACCCGCTGACCGGGCTGGCGTACAAGGACGACCCGACGGTGCTGGCCTGGGAGCTGGCGAACGAGCCGCGCTGCAAGGGCTCCGGCGTCTACCCGCCCTCGCCCGACTGCACCACGGACACCATCACCGGCTGGGCCGACGAGATGAGCCGGCACGTCAAGTCGATCGACCGGCGGCACCTGCTCGGCGTCGGCGACGAGGGCTTCTTCTGTGACGACCGCGCCGCGCAGGACTGGACGGTCAACTGCGGCGAGGGCGTCGACGCGGTGGCGCTGGCGAAGCTGCCGGCGGTGGACGTGATGGGCTACCACCTCTACCCGGACCACTGGGACAAGGACGCCGACTGGGGGGTCGCCTGGATCGAGCGGCACAGCCGGGAGGCCGAGCGGATCGGCAAGCCGGCGGTGCTCGGCGAGTTCGGCTGGGCCGACAGGGCCACCCGCAACCCGGTCTACCAGCGGTGGACCGATGCGGTGATCCGCAGCGGCGGGGCCGGCTTCCTCTACTGGATCCTCTCCGGGGTCCAGGACGACGGCACCCTCTACCCGGACTACGACGGCTACACCGTCTACTGCCCGAGCCCGGTCTGCACCACGCTGACCAACGCCGGCGACCGGATCCGGCGCGGCTGGCGCCCGCGCCCACCGGTCGCCGACCACGACGCCGCGACCACCCAGGCCGGCACGCCGGTCACCCTCACCCCGGCGGCCAACGACATCGCGTACGCCGGGCGGGTGCGACCGGCCACCGTCGACCTCGACCCGTCGGCGGACGGCCAGCAGCGCTCGGTCACCGTGACCGGTGGCACGTTCGCCCTGGCCACCTCGGGTGAGGTGACGTTCAGCCCGGCCGAGGGCTTCCAGGGCAAGGCGGTCGGTCACTACACCGTCCGGGACACCGCCGGCCGGGTGTCGAACGTCGCCGACCTGACGATCACCGTCAAGCCGGCCCCGGGTGACCCGATCCGGCTCGCCTCCTGGGAGAGCGGGATCGAGGGCTGGGCGCCCGGGAACTGGCAGGCCGACGCCGGCACGGTGGCGCAGACCGCCGACTTCGCCACCGACGGCAGCCACGGACTGCGGGTCACCGCCACCGGCGGCGGCTGGTTCGGGGTGACCCTGCCCGCACCGGTCGACCTGTCCGCCAAGGGCACCCTCCGCTACGACCTGCGCACGTCCGCCTCGGCCGGCACCTCGTCCGCGATCGCCCTGCAGACCGGCTCCGGGTACGCCTGGTGCCAGTCGACCTTCGGCTGGGTGCCGCAGGCCACCACCACCACGGTCGAGGTGAACCTGCTCGACCAGATGTCCTGCGACGCGGCGGCGCTGGCCGACGTACGCGGGGTGCTGGTCTGGGTCAGCCCCGGTACGCACGACCTGGACAACCTGCGCGCCGAGTGA
- a CDS encoding ArsR/SmtB family transcription factor has protein sequence MSVPLYQAKAELFRTLGHPVRIRVLELLQDGPKPVRDLLAAIDVEASNLSQQLAVLRRAGMVTTWRDGPLVMYALSTPDVADLLAAGRRILGAVLTDRDGLLDELRASGGDR, from the coding sequence GTGTCGGTGCCGCTGTACCAGGCGAAGGCGGAGCTGTTCCGCACCCTCGGGCACCCGGTGCGCATCCGGGTCCTCGAACTGCTCCAGGACGGCCCGAAGCCCGTGCGCGACCTGCTCGCCGCGATCGACGTCGAAGCGTCCAACCTCTCCCAGCAGCTCGCCGTGCTGCGCCGCGCCGGCATGGTCACCACCTGGCGCGACGGCCCGCTCGTGATGTACGCCCTCAGCACCCCCGACGTCGCCGACCTGCTGGCCGCCGGGCGGCGCATCCTCGGCGCGGTGCTCACCGACCGGGACGGCCTCCTCGACGAACTGCGCGCCTCCGGAGGGGACCGGTGA
- a CDS encoding SulP family inorganic anion transporter, with translation MAVRRSPRRDLLAGLTVAVVALPLALAFGVTSGLGAQAGLVTAVVAGAVAAIFGGSNLQVSGPTGAMTVVLVPVVQQFGPTGVLMVGALAGLILVALAFARLGRYVRYLPTPVIEGFTAGIAVVIALQQVPAALGVTDAHGERVWAVAADAVARFVVHPRPAAVAVALGVAALMLLGARWRPGLPFSLLGVGAATVLAETVPVDLVRIGALPQGLPAPSLGFLDPGALGVLLPSALAVAALAALESLLSATVADAMTVGERHDPDRELFGQGLANLASPVFGGIPATAAIARTAVNVRAGASSKLAALTHAVALAGIVLAAAPLVGRIPLAALAGVLLATCVRMVEAGSLWALARATRGDALVLVLTFAVTVVWDLVTAVAVGVGVAVVIALRAVARSAKLEQVPLDQGEHSAEEHALLAEHIVAYRLDGPLFFAAAHTFLLELSEVADVRVVILRMSRVSTVDATGAQVLGDAIRRLRGRGITVLLSGITPGHDQVLTTLGVAEELRREGLVFPDTPSAIRHARTLALAAH, from the coding sequence GTGGCGGTGCGCCGCTCACCCCGCCGGGACCTGCTCGCCGGCCTGACCGTGGCGGTGGTGGCGCTGCCGCTCGCCCTGGCCTTCGGCGTCACCTCCGGGCTGGGCGCGCAGGCCGGCCTGGTCACCGCCGTCGTCGCCGGCGCGGTGGCCGCGATCTTCGGCGGCTCCAACCTCCAGGTGTCCGGCCCCACCGGGGCGATGACCGTCGTGCTGGTGCCGGTGGTGCAGCAGTTCGGCCCGACCGGGGTGCTGATGGTCGGCGCACTGGCCGGGCTGATCCTCGTCGCCCTGGCGTTCGCCCGCCTCGGCCGGTACGTCCGCTACCTGCCCACCCCGGTGATCGAGGGCTTCACCGCCGGCATCGCCGTGGTCATCGCCCTGCAACAGGTGCCCGCCGCGCTCGGCGTCACCGACGCCCACGGCGAGCGGGTCTGGGCGGTGGCGGCCGACGCCGTCGCCCGGTTCGTCGTACACCCCCGGCCGGCGGCCGTCGCGGTGGCCCTCGGCGTCGCGGCGTTGATGCTGCTCGGCGCCCGCTGGCGGCCCGGCCTGCCGTTCTCCCTGCTCGGCGTCGGCGCCGCGACGGTGCTCGCCGAGACCGTCCCGGTCGACCTGGTCCGCATCGGCGCGCTGCCCCAGGGACTGCCCGCGCCGTCGCTCGGCTTCCTCGACCCGGGCGCGCTCGGCGTGCTGCTGCCCTCCGCGCTGGCGGTGGCCGCCCTCGCCGCCCTGGAGAGCCTGCTGTCGGCCACCGTGGCGGACGCCATGACGGTCGGCGAGCGGCACGACCCGGACCGGGAACTCTTCGGCCAGGGCCTGGCCAACCTCGCCTCCCCGGTCTTCGGCGGCATCCCGGCCACCGCCGCCATCGCCCGCACCGCCGTCAACGTCCGCGCCGGGGCGTCGTCCAAACTCGCCGCCCTCACCCACGCGGTCGCCCTGGCCGGGATCGTGCTGGCCGCCGCGCCGCTGGTCGGCCGGATCCCGCTCGCCGCCCTGGCCGGCGTGCTGCTCGCCACCTGCGTACGGATGGTCGAGGCCGGCTCGCTCTGGGCGTTGGCCCGGGCCACCCGGGGCGACGCGCTGGTGCTGGTGCTCACCTTCGCCGTCACCGTCGTCTGGGACCTGGTCACCGCCGTCGCGGTCGGCGTCGGCGTCGCGGTGGTGATCGCCCTGCGGGCCGTGGCCCGCAGCGCCAAGTTGGAACAGGTCCCCCTCGACCAGGGCGAACACAGCGCCGAGGAGCACGCGCTGCTCGCCGAGCACATCGTCGCCTACCGGCTCGACGGGCCGCTCTTCTTCGCCGCCGCCCACACCTTCCTGCTGGAACTCTCCGAGGTCGCCGACGTGCGGGTGGTGATCCTGCGGATGTCCCGGGTCAGCACCGTCGACGCCACCGGCGCGCAGGTGCTCGGCGACGCGATCCGGCGGCTGCGGGGGCGCGGGATCACCGTGCTGCTCTCCGGCATCACCCCGGGGCACGACCAGGTGCTCACCACCCTCGGGGTGGCCGAGGAGCTACGCCGGGAGGGGTTGGTCTTCCCGGACACGCCGTCGGCCATCCGACACGCCCGCACCCTGGCCCTGGCGGCACACTGA
- the ilvD gene encoding dihydroxy-acid dehydratase: MPELRSRTSTHGRTMAGARALWRATGMTDDDFGKPIVAIANSFTQFVPGHVHLKDLGGLVADAVAEAGGVGREFNTIAVDDGIAMGHGGMLYSLPSRELIADAVEYMVNAHCADALVCISNCDKITPGMLLAALRLNIPTVFVSGGPMEAGKTVAIEGIVHSKIDLIDAMIASSNEAVTDDQLGEIERSACPTCGSCSGMFTANSMNCLTEAIGLALPGNGSTLATHAARRALFVEAGRTAVEIAKRWYDGDDASVLPRAIANRAAFENAVALDVAMGGSTNTILHLLAAAREAELDFDVADIDAISRRVPCLAKVAPNSPQYHMEDVHRAGGIPAILGELDRAGLLHRDVRAVHSPSLAQWLADWDVRGGSPRPEAVELFHAAPGGVRTTQPFSTTNRWSSLDTDAAGGCIRDRTHAYSADGGLAILHGNLAPDGCVVKTAGVPEECLTFRGPAKVYESQDDAVTAILAKEVVAGDVVVIRYEGPKGGPGMQEMLYPTSFLKGRGLGRACALLTDGRFSGGTSGLSIGHVSPEAASGGLIALVRDGDEIVIDIPGRSIALNVADDVLEARRVAEEKRDRPYTPVDRQRPVSAALRAYASMATSASDGAYRRVPE; encoded by the coding sequence ATGCCTGAGCTGCGGTCGAGGACCTCCACCCACGGTCGGACGATGGCCGGCGCCCGGGCCCTGTGGCGGGCCACCGGGATGACCGACGACGACTTCGGCAAGCCGATCGTCGCCATCGCCAACAGCTTCACCCAGTTCGTCCCCGGTCACGTACACCTCAAGGACCTCGGCGGCCTGGTCGCCGACGCGGTGGCCGAGGCCGGCGGGGTGGGCCGGGAGTTCAACACCATCGCGGTCGACGACGGCATCGCGATGGGCCACGGCGGCATGCTCTACTCGCTGCCCAGCCGGGAGCTGATCGCCGACGCGGTGGAGTACATGGTCAACGCGCACTGCGCGGACGCCCTGGTCTGCATCTCCAACTGCGACAAGATCACCCCGGGGATGCTGCTGGCCGCGCTGCGGCTGAACATCCCGACCGTCTTCGTCTCCGGCGGCCCGATGGAGGCCGGCAAGACGGTGGCGATCGAGGGGATCGTGCACTCCAAGATCGACCTGATCGACGCGATGATCGCCTCCTCCAACGAGGCGGTCACCGACGACCAGCTCGGCGAGATCGAGCGCTCCGCCTGCCCGACCTGCGGCTCCTGCTCCGGCATGTTCACCGCCAACTCGATGAACTGCCTGACCGAGGCGATCGGCCTCGCCCTGCCGGGCAACGGGTCGACACTGGCCACCCACGCCGCGCGCCGCGCGCTCTTCGTCGAGGCCGGCCGCACCGCCGTGGAGATCGCCAAGCGCTGGTACGACGGCGACGACGCCTCGGTGCTGCCCCGCGCGATCGCCAACCGGGCCGCCTTCGAGAACGCGGTCGCCCTCGACGTGGCGATGGGCGGGTCGACAAACACGATCCTGCACCTGCTCGCCGCCGCCCGCGAGGCCGAGCTGGACTTCGACGTGGCCGACATCGACGCGATCTCCCGCCGGGTGCCCTGCCTGGCCAAGGTCGCCCCGAACTCCCCGCAGTACCACATGGAGGACGTGCACCGGGCCGGCGGCATCCCCGCCATCCTCGGCGAGCTGGACCGGGCCGGGCTGCTCCACCGGGACGTGCGCGCGGTGCACTCCCCCAGCCTGGCGCAGTGGCTCGCCGACTGGGACGTGCGCGGCGGGTCACCGAGGCCGGAGGCCGTCGAGCTGTTCCACGCCGCCCCGGGCGGGGTGCGCACCACCCAGCCGTTCTCCACCACCAACCGCTGGTCGTCGCTGGACACCGACGCCGCCGGCGGCTGCATCCGCGACCGTACGCACGCGTACAGCGCCGACGGCGGGCTGGCCATCCTGCACGGCAACCTCGCGCCCGACGGCTGCGTGGTCAAGACCGCCGGGGTGCCCGAGGAGTGCCTGACCTTCCGCGGCCCGGCCAAGGTCTACGAGTCGCAGGACGACGCCGTCACCGCCATCCTCGCCAAGGAGGTCGTCGCCGGCGACGTCGTGGTGATCCGGTACGAGGGCCCGAAGGGCGGCCCCGGCATGCAGGAGATGCTCTACCCCACCTCGTTCCTCAAGGGCCGGGGACTGGGCCGGGCCTGCGCGCTGCTCACCGACGGCCGGTTCTCCGGCGGCACCTCCGGGCTCTCCATCGGGCACGTCTCCCCCGAGGCGGCCTCCGGTGGGCTGATCGCGCTGGTGCGCGACGGCGACGAGATCGTCATCGACATCCCGGGCCGGTCGATCGCGCTGAACGTGGCCGACGACGTGCTGGAGGCGCGCCGGGTCGCCGAGGAGAAGCGGGACCGGCCGTACACGCCGGTGGACCGGCAGCGGCCGGTGTCGGCGGCGCTGCGCGCGTACGCCTCGATGGCCACCTCGGCCAGCGACGGCGCGTACCGGAGGGTGCCGGAGTAG
- a CDS encoding putative bifunctional diguanylate cyclase/phosphodiesterase, whose product MVAVAILSALVAAAATALLAGAARRRTGPHRRAYVLLAVAGAAALVGLLVGVIVELGHPHRSPHAARLTGWPLVVSVAATLSGLAAATGLLRLPGVVVNRAATARLLLDGLIMATALWFVGWVVFSEPTRLLGAATPVACPAILLASVNAAVTAGLTLIVVLRAAPPRSRFTLLGAGITASAFGGLGVAAGVCQGGVGITLSAAVLLALGLLAAALAVHRGDPPGQVDVDLIRRDGAYAFVPMFAMAGSAMYHLVQGGRFDALGIVAGSVEGFALVARQYLTLNDLRGYAGRLAEREAHFRELAHTDALTGLANRRGLLRELQRCAEEKVDCVLLGLDLDGFKNVNDMRGHDVGDMVLAEVGRRLRGNLRPGDLAARLGGDEFAVLMRGRPADADVVARRLLGVLGRAYEQPEGPVFLSVSIGVAGQYDEPDPTALLRHADLALRYAKQRGKNRIERYDGTEDRALLRRTRVEHELRGAIERNELRLVFQPVASLPSVRPVGAEALLRWHHPELGNVRPDEFIPLAEECGMIAKLGAWVLHQACWQLSHWLADGHDVWVSVNVSPRELHAPEYVVQVAEALRAHHVPPQRLVLEVTEHAVATDLDELIRRLTALRHTGVRIALDDFGAGYSSLGQLRRLPIDILKIDHSLVAEHEPVRPVGRDGPAFAPMVDIVMRLGHQLGMEVIAEGVTSPTELAAVVAAGCRFGQGALFGWGVPAEHLEAMLEAATSPGARPASVPPPGPRRAAPSPLLPRLRSHPPASPPVPAPRVSPEGSAQAGPVVGPAPGDGVPRS is encoded by the coding sequence ATGGTCGCGGTCGCGATCCTGAGCGCCCTGGTGGCCGCGGCGGCCACCGCGCTGCTCGCCGGGGCGGCCCGGCGCCGCACCGGTCCGCACCGCCGGGCGTACGTGCTGCTGGCCGTCGCCGGGGCGGCCGCCCTGGTCGGCCTGCTGGTCGGGGTGATCGTGGAACTCGGCCACCCGCACCGGTCACCGCACGCGGCCCGGCTCACCGGTTGGCCGCTGGTCGTCTCCGTCGCCGCCACGCTCAGCGGCCTTGCCGCCGCGACCGGGCTGCTGCGACTGCCCGGTGTGGTGGTCAACCGGGCGGCCACCGCCCGGCTGCTGCTGGACGGGCTGATCATGGCGACCGCGCTCTGGTTCGTCGGCTGGGTGGTCTTCTCCGAGCCGACCCGGCTGCTCGGCGCGGCGACCCCGGTGGCCTGCCCGGCGATCCTGCTCGCCTCGGTCAACGCCGCGGTGACCGCCGGGCTGACGTTGATCGTGGTGCTCCGCGCCGCCCCGCCCCGCTCGCGGTTCACGCTGCTCGGCGCGGGCATCACCGCCAGCGCCTTCGGCGGGCTCGGCGTCGCCGCCGGGGTGTGCCAGGGCGGCGTGGGGATCACCCTGTCCGCCGCCGTGCTGCTCGCCCTGGGCCTGCTCGCCGCCGCGCTCGCGGTGCACCGGGGAGACCCGCCGGGGCAGGTCGACGTCGACCTGATCCGCCGCGACGGCGCGTACGCCTTCGTACCGATGTTCGCCATGGCCGGCTCGGCGATGTACCACCTCGTGCAGGGCGGTCGCTTCGACGCGCTCGGCATCGTGGCCGGCAGCGTCGAGGGCTTCGCCCTGGTCGCCCGGCAGTACCTCACCCTCAACGACCTGCGCGGGTACGCCGGCCGGCTGGCCGAGCGGGAGGCGCACTTCCGTGAGTTGGCCCACACCGACGCGCTGACCGGGCTGGCGAACCGCCGGGGCCTGCTGCGCGAGTTGCAGCGCTGCGCCGAGGAGAAGGTCGACTGCGTGCTGCTCGGCCTCGACCTGGACGGCTTCAAGAACGTCAACGACATGCGCGGGCACGACGTGGGCGACATGGTGCTGGCCGAGGTGGGGCGGCGGCTGCGCGGCAACCTGCGCCCCGGCGACCTGGCCGCCCGGCTCGGCGGTGACGAGTTCGCGGTGCTCATGCGCGGCCGGCCGGCCGACGCCGACGTGGTCGCCCGGCGGCTGCTCGGGGTGCTCGGGCGGGCGTACGAGCAGCCGGAGGGGCCGGTCTTCCTCTCGGTCAGCATCGGCGTGGCCGGGCAGTACGACGAGCCCGACCCGACGGCCCTGCTGCGCCACGCCGACCTCGCCCTGCGCTACGCCAAGCAGCGCGGCAAGAACCGGATCGAGCGCTACGACGGCACCGAGGACCGGGCGCTGCTGCGGCGTACCCGGGTGGAGCACGAGCTGCGCGGGGCGATCGAGCGCAACGAGCTGCGGCTGGTGTTCCAGCCGGTCGCCTCGCTGCCCTCGGTGCGCCCGGTCGGCGCCGAGGCGCTGCTGCGCTGGCACCACCCGGAGCTGGGCAACGTCCGCCCGGACGAGTTCATCCCGCTCGCCGAGGAGTGCGGGATGATCGCCAAGCTGGGCGCCTGGGTGCTGCACCAGGCGTGCTGGCAGCTCTCCCACTGGCTGGCCGACGGGCACGACGTCTGGGTGTCGGTCAACGTCTCCCCGCGCGAGCTGCACGCCCCGGAGTACGTCGTGCAGGTGGCCGAGGCGCTGCGCGCGCACCACGTGCCGCCGCAGCGGCTGGTGCTGGAGGTCACCGAGCACGCGGTCGCCACCGACCTGGACGAGCTGATCCGCCGGTTGACCGCGCTGCGGCACACCGGCGTGCGGATCGCCCTGGACGACTTCGGCGCCGGCTACTCCTCGCTCGGCCAGCTGCGCCGGCTGCCGATCGACATCCTCAAGATCGACCACAGCCTGGTCGCCGAGCACGAGCCGGTCCGCCCGGTGGGCCGGGACGGGCCGGCGTTCGCCCCGATGGTCGACATCGTCATGCGGCTCGGGCACCAGCTCGGCATGGAGGTCATCGCCGAGGGGGTGACCTCCCCCACGGAGCTGGCCGCGGTGGTCGCCGCCGGCTGCCGCTTCGGTCAGGGCGCGCTCTTCGGCTGGGGGGTGCCCGCCGAGCACCTGGAGGCGATGCTGGAGGCCGCCACCTCCCCGGGGGCGCGCCCGGCGTCGGTGCCGCCGCCCGGGCCGCGCCGGGCCGCGCCGTCGCCGTTGCTGCCCCGGCTGCGGTCCCACCCGCCCGCGTCGCCGCCGGTGCCCGCGCCGCGGGTCTCACCGGAGGGATCTGCGCAGGCGGGGCCGGTTGTCGGGCCCGCGCCGGGGGACGGTGTCCCCCGTTCGTGA
- a CDS encoding acetolactate synthase large subunit, translated as MTRPTPETLAHSARRARTVAEPTGDAEHAPAPRPGTTPAGTGRAAAGAARQSAPAQVSGAGSLVRSLEALGVDVVFGIPGGAILPAYDPLYDSTVRHILVRHEQGAGHAATGYAQATGRVGVCIATSGPGATNLVTPIADAYMDSVPIVAITGQVARPSIGTDAFQEADIQGITLPITKHNFLVQSAEEIPQVLAEAFHLASTGRPGPVLVDIPKDVLQAPTTFAWPPTLDLPGYRPTLHPHGKQIREAARLMAAARRPVLYVGGGVLKAGATEGLRTLAELTGIPVVTTLMALGAFPDSHRQHLGMPGMHGTVAAVYGLQKSDLIVALGARFDDRVTGQLDSFAPDATVVHADIDPAEIGKNRHADVPIVGDARHVIDELITAVTSEQKAGHRADLTDWWTQLDDLRERYPLGYEEPSDGTLSPQHVIKRLGEIAGPDAIYVAGVGQHQMWASQFISYEKPGTWLNSGGLGTMGYAVPAAMGAKVGRPDAVVWAVDGDGCFQMTNQELATCALEGIPVKIAVINNGNLGMVRQWQTLFYGERYSNTELGTHKHRIPDFVKLAEALGCVGLRCETAEDVDKTIEAAMAINDAPVVIDFTVGKDAMVWPMVAAGTSNDEIMFARGVRPAFDEDEL; from the coding sequence ATGACGAGACCCACGCCAGAGACACTCGCCCACTCCGCCCGTCGGGCGCGCACGGTCGCCGAGCCGACCGGTGACGCCGAGCACGCCCCCGCGCCGCGCCCCGGGACCACCCCGGCCGGCACCGGCCGGGCCGCCGCCGGGGCCGCCCGGCAGTCGGCGCCGGCCCAGGTCTCCGGCGCCGGCTCCCTCGTGCGGTCCCTCGAAGCCCTCGGCGTCGACGTGGTCTTCGGCATCCCCGGCGGGGCGATCCTGCCGGCCTACGACCCGCTGTACGACTCCACCGTCCGGCACATCCTGGTCCGCCACGAGCAGGGCGCCGGGCACGCCGCCACCGGGTACGCGCAGGCGACCGGCCGGGTCGGCGTCTGCATCGCCACCTCCGGGCCGGGCGCGACCAACCTGGTGACCCCGATCGCCGACGCGTACATGGACTCGGTCCCGATCGTCGCGATCACCGGCCAGGTGGCCCGCCCCTCGATCGGCACGGACGCCTTCCAGGAGGCCGACATCCAGGGCATCACCCTGCCGATCACCAAGCACAACTTCCTGGTCCAGAGCGCCGAGGAGATCCCGCAGGTGCTGGCCGAGGCGTTCCACCTGGCCTCGACCGGGCGGCCCGGGCCGGTGCTGGTCGACATCCCCAAGGACGTCCTGCAGGCGCCGACCACGTTCGCCTGGCCGCCCACCCTGGACCTGCCCGGGTACCGGCCGACGCTGCACCCGCACGGCAAGCAGATCCGCGAGGCGGCCCGGCTGATGGCCGCCGCCCGCCGTCCGGTGCTCTACGTCGGCGGCGGCGTGCTCAAGGCCGGCGCCACCGAGGGGCTGCGTACGCTCGCCGAGCTGACCGGCATCCCGGTGGTGACCACGCTGATGGCGCTCGGGGCGTTCCCCGACTCGCACCGCCAGCACCTGGGCATGCCCGGCATGCACGGCACCGTCGCCGCGGTCTACGGCCTGCAGAAGTCCGACCTGATCGTGGCGCTCGGCGCCCGTTTCGACGACCGGGTGACCGGCCAGCTGGACTCGTTCGCCCCGGACGCCACGGTGGTGCACGCCGACATCGACCCGGCGGAGATCGGCAAGAACCGCCACGCCGACGTGCCGATCGTCGGCGACGCCCGGCACGTCATCGACGAGCTGATCACCGCGGTCACCAGCGAGCAGAAGGCCGGCCACCGCGCCGACCTCACCGACTGGTGGACCCAGCTGGACGACCTGCGCGAGCGCTACCCGCTGGGCTACGAGGAGCCGTCCGACGGCACCCTCTCCCCGCAGCACGTGATCAAGCGGCTGGGCGAGATCGCCGGCCCGGACGCGATCTACGTGGCGGGTGTCGGCCAGCACCAGATGTGGGCCAGCCAGTTCATCTCGTACGAGAAGCCGGGCACCTGGCTCAACTCCGGCGGCCTCGGCACCATGGGGTACGCCGTCCCGGCGGCGATGGGCGCGAAGGTCGGCCGGCCGGACGCGGTGGTCTGGGCGGTGGACGGCGACGGCTGCTTCCAGATGACCAACCAGGAGCTGGCGACCTGCGCGCTGGAGGGCATCCCGGTCAAGATCGCCGTGATCAACAACGGCAACCTCGGGATGGTCCGCCAGTGGCAGACCCTCTTCTACGGCGAGCGCTACTCCAACACCGAGCTGGGCACCCACAAGCACCGCATCCCGGACTTCGTGAAGCTGGCCGAGGCGCTCGGCTGCGTCGGCCTGCGCTGCGAGACCGCCGAGGACGTGGACAAGACCATCGAGGCCGCGATGGCGATCAACGACGCGCCGGTCGTCATCGACTTCACGGTCGGCAAGGACGCGATGGTCTGGCCGATGGTGGCCGCCGGCACCAGCAACGACGAGATCATGTTCGCCCGTGGCGTCCGCCCGGCATTCGACGAGGACGAGCTGTAG
- the ilvN gene encoding acetolactate synthase small subunit: MTMHTLSVLVENKPGVLARVSGLFSRRGFNIDSLAVGETENPDVSRITIVVNAESSPLEQVTKQLNKLVNVLKIVELDPQVSVARELLLVKVRADRNARAQVLETVNLFRARVVDVAPDTLTIEATGTPDKLDALLRDLEPFGIKEMVQSGTVAIGRGSRSITAGPALRAA; this comes from the coding sequence ATGACCATGCACACTCTTTCCGTCCTGGTGGAGAACAAGCCGGGTGTCCTGGCCCGGGTCTCCGGCCTGTTCTCCCGGCGCGGGTTCAACATCGACAGCCTCGCCGTCGGCGAGACCGAGAACCCGGACGTCTCCCGGATCACCATCGTGGTCAACGCCGAGTCGTCCCCGCTGGAGCAGGTGACCAAGCAGCTCAACAAGCTGGTCAACGTGCTGAAGATCGTGGAGCTGGACCCGCAGGTCTCGGTCGCCCGCGAGTTGCTGCTGGTCAAGGTCCGCGCCGACCGCAACGCCCGGGCCCAGGTGCTGGAGACGGTCAACCTGTTCCGCGCCCGGGTGGTCGACGTCGCCCCGGACACGCTGACCATCGAGGCCACCGGCACCCCCGACAAGCTGGACGCGCTGCTGCGCGACCTGGAGCCGTTCGGCATCAAGGAGATGGTCCAGTCCGGCACGGTGGCGATCGGGCGCGGCTCGCGCTCCATCACCGCCGGTCCCGCGCTGCGCGCCGCCTGA